Proteins encoded together in one Microbacterium oxydans window:
- a CDS encoding NAD(P)/FAD-dependent oxidoreductase, whose amino-acid sequence MTETASSARRILVVGAGVAAHRFVACLLRDPGAPVRVTMIGEEGRGPYDRSALTSLLSGADPAELELDRAVLRDDRVRLIRDERVLHIDRARRTVRTRSRRTYAYDTLVLATGSYAARVAVEGSELPGCFVFRSIEDAEAVRDFVASRSRERGRPLRGAVIGGGLHGLRAALALSGMGVSTTVVQYPDRLLSAHLDPVAASTVRAAVEAQGVTVRTRTRTTRLDPDESGAVTALEFQDGTFERADVVVFTVGVRPRDELARNAGLAVDPRGGVVIDDGCGTSDPHILAIGEVARLDEREVSFAGAAQVMGEVAAARVLGGDERLLRVAESVHATLGGVAFASFGDPLLHVGAVEVVTHRDTAAGVYRKLVFSDDARTLLGGILVGDTGDHETLRAAVGSPVSADVAAQLLPAGDGATDGLGICDHIGASHARLVADLHSADVSRFSSARPLVGRDGCDDCTLAIARALLDLARSRAGWSGVAEPLAAVRPTAPLRTDGTWTVRPRTREMMLSPADLVALGRIAEEFRLQPRIVEAGIELDGARPAQLAPLIERLAAAGLAPGDGERAADETRPATALRPDTRPEAPGRSDSAQGRRASAPAASRGTVSVSNGWGYRLVGAEP is encoded by the coding sequence ATGACAGAGACCGCATCCTCGGCGCGCCGCATCCTGGTCGTGGGAGCGGGGGTCGCGGCGCACCGGTTCGTCGCGTGTCTGCTCCGCGACCCCGGCGCCCCGGTGCGCGTGACGATGATCGGCGAGGAGGGCCGTGGGCCGTACGACCGGTCCGCGCTCACGAGCCTCCTCTCCGGTGCCGATCCCGCGGAGCTCGAGCTCGACCGGGCGGTGCTCCGCGACGATCGCGTGCGTCTGATCCGCGACGAGCGGGTGCTGCACATCGACCGCGCCCGCCGCACGGTGCGGACGCGTTCCCGACGCACCTATGCGTACGACACCCTCGTCCTGGCCACGGGGTCGTACGCGGCGCGGGTCGCCGTCGAGGGCTCGGAACTCCCGGGATGCTTCGTGTTCCGCTCGATCGAGGACGCGGAGGCGGTGCGGGACTTCGTGGCGTCCCGCAGCCGTGAGCGCGGCCGTCCGCTCCGTGGCGCCGTGATCGGCGGTGGGCTGCACGGCCTGCGGGCGGCGCTCGCGCTGAGCGGGATGGGCGTCTCCACGACGGTCGTGCAGTATCCGGATCGCCTCCTGTCCGCGCACCTCGATCCGGTCGCCGCGAGCACCGTCCGCGCGGCCGTGGAAGCGCAGGGCGTGACCGTGCGCACGCGCACCCGCACGACGCGCCTCGACCCCGATGAGTCGGGTGCCGTCACCGCCCTCGAGTTCCAGGACGGCACTTTCGAACGCGCGGACGTCGTGGTCTTCACCGTCGGTGTGCGTCCGCGCGACGAGCTGGCCCGCAACGCCGGCCTCGCCGTGGATCCTCGCGGGGGCGTGGTCATCGACGACGGCTGCGGGACGTCCGACCCGCACATCCTCGCGATCGGGGAGGTGGCCAGGCTCGACGAGCGCGAGGTGTCCTTCGCGGGTGCGGCGCAGGTGATGGGCGAGGTGGCGGCCGCACGCGTGCTCGGCGGCGACGAGCGTCTCCTCCGGGTCGCCGAATCGGTGCACGCGACGCTCGGCGGGGTCGCGTTCGCGAGCTTCGGCGACCCACTGCTCCACGTCGGCGCCGTCGAGGTCGTGACGCACCGGGACACTGCGGCCGGCGTGTACCGGAAGCTCGTGTTCAGCGACGACGCTCGGACGCTGCTGGGCGGGATCCTCGTCGGCGATACCGGCGATCACGAGACCCTCCGCGCGGCGGTCGGGTCGCCGGTGAGCGCGGACGTGGCGGCTCAGCTGCTGCCCGCCGGGGACGGGGCGACCGACGGCCTCGGGATCTGCGACCACATCGGCGCATCGCACGCACGCCTTGTCGCGGACCTGCACTCCGCCGACGTCTCCCGGTTCAGCAGCGCACGTCCGCTCGTCGGACGCGACGGCTGCGACGACTGCACGCTCGCGATCGCGCGCGCACTCCTCGACCTCGCCCGCTCGCGCGCGGGCTGGAGCGGGGTGGCCGAACCTCTCGCTGCCGTGCGTCCCACGGCGCCTCTCCGGACGGACGGAACCTGGACGGTGCGGCCGCGGACCCGAGAGATGATGCTCTCCCCGGCAGATCTCGTCGCGCTGGGCCGGATCGCCGAGGAGTTCCGCCTGCAGCCACGGATCGTCGAGGCCGGGATCGAGCTGGACGGCGCGCGGCCGGCGCAGCTCGCGCCGCTGATCGAACGGCTCGCGGCCGCGGGGCTGGCGCCCGGCGACGGGGAGAGGGCAGCAGACGAGACGCGGCCGGCGACGGCGCTTCGACCGGACACTCGTCCGGAAGCTCCGGGCCGATCCGATTCCGCGCAGGGGAGGCGTGCGTCGGCTCCCGCGGCGTCGCGAGGAACGGTATCCGTCTCGAACGGCTGGGGCTATCGACTCGTCGGCGCCGAACCCTGA